In Longimicrobiaceae bacterium, the genomic window GCGCGTGGAGGCGGGGGAGCCGGTGGACCGGGTCGCCTCGGTGGCGTCGTTCTTCGTCTCGCGCGTGGACTCGGCGGTGGACGCGCAGCTCCAGAAGGCGGCGCACCGGGAGGGCGAGGAGGAGCGGAAGAAGCGGGCGCGCTCGCTCATGGGGCGCGCGGCCATCGACAACGCGAAGCTGGCCTATGCCCGGTTCCGGGAGGTCTTCTCCGGCGACCGCTGGGCACGGCTGGAGGCGGCGGGGGCGCAGCTCCAGCGGCCGCTCTGGGCGAGCACCTCCACCAAGAACTCGGAGTACCGGGACGTGGTATACGTGGAGGAGCTGATCGGGCCGGACACCGTGAACACCATGCCGCTGGCGACGGTGGAGGCGTTCGCGGACCACGGGGAGGCGCGGCGCACGGTGGACGAGGAGATGGACCGGGCGCGGGAGGAGCTGCGGGCGCTGGGCGAGCTGGGGATCGACCTGGACGCGGTCACGGACCAGCTCCAGGTGGAGGGGGTGGAGAAGTTCGCCAAGTCGTTCGGCGAGATGCTGCAGACCGTGGAGGAGAAGATGGGGAGGGTGGCGGGGCGGGCGTGAGTCCGCCGGACCGGCAGAAGGAAAGGGGCCACGGGAGCGTGGCCCCTTTCCTCTTTGCCCTCAGATGCTGAACCGCAGCACCAGCTGCTGGAGCTGCTCCGACAGGCGCAGCAGCGACCGCGTGGACGGATCGCCCGTTCCCCGGGCGTCGTCTCCCTGGGCCGAGACGTCCGCGATCCGCTCGATGCCCGCGGAGACCTCGATGCTCTGCGCGGACATCTCCTCCGCGGAGGCGGCGCTCTCCTCCGCGATGCTGGCCACCTCCTGAATGGACGCGGAGACCCGCTCGGTCCGGTCCATGATCTGCCGCGCGCTCTCGGCGACGCTCCCGATCTGGTGGTGAGTGCCCCGCAGGTTCCTCAGGATCTCCTCCAGCGCGCCGACCGCGTTCCGGGCGAGCTCCGTTCCGCTCTCCACCTTTTCGGTCCCGGCCTCCATCGCGGAAACGGCTCCGTTCATCCCCTGCTGCATGTTCCTGACGAGCTGGGCGATCTCTTTGGCGGAGGTGGCGGAGCGCTCGGCGAGCTTCCGGACCTCGTCCGCCACGACCGCGAACCCCCGCCCCTGCTCGCCGGCCCTCGCGGCCTCGATCGCGGCGTTCAGGGACAGCAGGTTCGTCTGGTCCGCGATCTCGGAGATCGCCCGGATGATCTCCTCCACCCGGAGCGAGTATCCGCCCAGGGTGCGGACCTTCTCCGCCGAGTCCCGCACCGCCAGGCGGATCTCCTCCATGCTGTGGATCGCCTCCTGGACCGTCTCCCCCCCGCGGTTGGCCGCGTGGAGGGTCTCATCGGACGAGGCGGCCATCTCCCCGGCGCTCTGGACGATCGAGTAGACCGAGGCGGACATCCCTTCCATGATCTCGGCCGTCTCCGAGGCGGCCCGTGCCTGCTCCTGGGCGCCGTCGGTGATCTGCTCGATCGCGACGTTGAGCTGGACGACCGAGCTCGAGGTCTCGCTCGCGTCAGCGGAGATCCGGCCGCTGCTCTGCGTGAGCCTCTGGCTCACCTCCTGGATCTCCCCCATCATCTCGCGGAGGTCCCGGACCATCTGGTTGAACGAGGCCGCCATCCTGCCCAGCTCGTCCTGCGGACCGGCGTCGAGCTGGCGGGTCAGGTCCCCCCTGGCGACCGCCTGGATGACCTGGATCATCTGCGCGAGCTTGCGGCGTACCTTCCCGATCGCGACGAGGAAGACGACGGCCACCAGGAGGACGGCCGCGGTGACCGACAGGAGGAGGTCGAAGAACGCCCGCCGGTTCCTGGCGGCCATCCGATCGCGGGCCCCCTCGGCGAGCGTCTCGGCGACCGTCCCCAGCTCCCGGATGTGACCCTCGTACCGGGCCCGGACCGGCTCGTACTCCGTGAAGTAGAGCCGCTTCGCGGGGCCGAGGTCCTCCGCGGCCATCATCTCCAGGATCTGCGTGTCGAGCGGCTTGAGAGCCTCTGCGTCCAGCCCGCGCAGCTGCCGGATGAGCCCGAGGATCTCGGGGGAGTCGGAGAGGGCCGCCATCTCCTCGAACGTCTTCAGGTTCTCATCGTACGCCTCGATCTTCGCCACCGCCTGGTCGAAGTTGGCGGGGTCCAGCAGCATCGCCTTGGTGATGTCGTCCTGCTTGTAGAGCAGGGACATCGACCGGACGGCGAGCTCCTTCACCCGGAGCGCCTCGCCCAGCTCCCTGGAGCTCTCCTCCAGGCTCGCTTTCGTGAGGAGGCTGATTCCCAGCACCACCGACAGCAGCACTCCCAGCAGGGTGAGCAGCGTCAGGTAGAGCTTCGCGGCCAGGGAGTGCTGGAGGAGCCGAAGCGGGCCGCCGCTCCGCCCCCCCTCGCCGCCCCCGGTGTCGGCCGCGGCGAGCCGGCGCGACCCGTCCTCCGCGGCGGCAGCCTCCGGACGCACGGGCCCCGGGCCCGGGTCTGCAGGCCGGGGGGGCCCCACGGCGACGGCCACCGCGGAAGAGCGTGGACGGTGCCGTCCAGTGGAATACAGCTTCATCGCTTGTCTCGCGGGAGGTTCGACGCCAGCGGGGACCGCCGGGAGGAGGCGGCGCTGCGTCAGTTCACGGTCACGGTGAGCTTCATCTGCGGGTGGAAGGCGCAGCGGACCTGCGCGCTCCCCCGCTGCCGGAACGGAACGGCGCCCGCGGCCCCGGGTGCCTGCTTCTTGAGGTTGAACTCGAAGCCGGGCGACGTGGAGAAGACGTTGTGGATGACGACGTCGTCGTTCCGGAAGGCGATGGCTTCCCCCGCCCGGACCGTGATCTGGGACCGGGAGAAGGCCTTCTCCTTCTGACTGATCACGTGCTGCGGGGGCTGGCTGCGCGCGAAGCCCGTCAGGAGGAGGAGGAGGGGGAGGGTGGCCAGAACTCGTCTCATTGCAGGATCCTTTCCGGTTAGTACGGGAACGTCGGGATGTCGACCGGCGCGTCGACGCTCGAAAGTGTTCTCATGTAGGCGACCAGCGCCCGCTTCTCGTCGGAGGTGAGGCGGAGGGGCCGGATCTCGTCGGAGAGGCTCGCCCGCTTGACCCGTCCCCCCAGGTCGTAGAGCTCGATCACGTCCTCCAGCGTCTTCTCCGACCCGTCGTGCATGTAGGGCGCGCGCTCGGTGACGTTGCGGAGGGTGGGGGTCTTGAACGCGAACTGGACGATATCCAGGTCGAGGACCGCGCCGCGCCCCCGGTCGGAGCCCGGGACGCCGATGTCGTGGAAGCTGTCGTCGGTGAACCTCCAGCCGCTGTGGCACGCGGCGCAGTTCGCCTTGTCGTTGAACAGCTCGAACCCACGCTTCGCCTCTTCGGAGATGGCGCCCTCGTCCCCGCTCACCCAGCGGTCGAAGGGAGACGTTCCCGACACGATGGTGCGCTGGTAGGTGGCGAGCGCCTTCCCGACGGTCGCCGGAGAGATCCCCTCCCCGGGGTAGGCGGCCTCGAAGAGCGGCTGGTATCCCCGGATGGCGCGCAGCTTCTCCACGAGCCTCTTCTCGTCCATGTTCATCTCGGCCGACGAGGTGATCGGACCGAGCGCCTGCTCCTCCAGCGTCGACGCGCGCCCGTCCCAGAAGAGCGCCTCGGCCCACGCGGCGTTCAGGATGGTCGGAGTCCGCCGGTCGAGCGTCTTCATGCCGTGTCCCACCCCCCTGGGCAGCCCGTCCCCCCAGCTGAACCCGGGATTGTGGCAGCTGCCGCACGACAGGATGTTGGAATCGGAGAGCCGCGGGTCGAAGAAGAGCACCTTCCCCAGGTGGGCCCGTGCCTCGGTGTACGGGTTCTCCGCGGGGAAGGGCGTCGAGTCCGGCCGGGTGTAGAGCTCGGCGTACCGGGGGTAGCTGGCGCGGTCCGGGTCCCCGGCCTCCGCCCGGCTGCAGGCTGCCCCGGCCGAGAGGATGAGCGCGAAGACCCCGGCCGCGCTGCGGGGCCTGCAGATCCCCAGCCCGTGGGCGAGAGATCGCGGGAGGTGGCGTGGGCGCATGACTCGTCAGTCCTGGATGAGGTGACCGGAGGGGCAGGTGCTGCGGGAGCGGAAGACCGGACTGCGTGGGGTGTGCCTGCGGTGA contains:
- a CDS encoding cytochrome c peroxidase, with protein sequence MRPRHLPRSLAHGLGICRPRSAAGVFALILSAGAACSRAEAGDPDRASYPRYAELYTRPDSTPFPAENPYTEARAHLGKVLFFDPRLSDSNILSCGSCHNPGFSWGDGLPRGVGHGMKTLDRRTPTILNAAWAEALFWDGRASTLEEQALGPITSSAEMNMDEKRLVEKLRAIRGYQPLFEAAYPGEGISPATVGKALATYQRTIVSGTSPFDRWVSGDEGAISEEAKRGFELFNDKANCAACHSGWRFTDDSFHDIGVPGSDRGRGAVLDLDIVQFAFKTPTLRNVTERAPYMHDGSEKTLEDVIELYDLGGRVKRASLSDEIRPLRLTSDEKRALVAYMRTLSSVDAPVDIPTFPY
- a CDS encoding HAMP domain-containing methyl-accepting chemotaxis protein gives rise to the protein MRPEAAAAEDGSRRLAAADTGGGEGGRSGGPLRLLQHSLAAKLYLTLLTLLGVLLSVVLGISLLTKASLEESSRELGEALRVKELAVRSMSLLYKQDDITKAMLLDPANFDQAVAKIEAYDENLKTFEEMAALSDSPEILGLIRQLRGLDAEALKPLDTQILEMMAAEDLGPAKRLYFTEYEPVRARYEGHIRELGTVAETLAEGARDRMAARNRRAFFDLLLSVTAAVLLVAVVFLVAIGKVRRKLAQMIQVIQAVARGDLTRQLDAGPQDELGRMAASFNQMVRDLREMMGEIQEVSQRLTQSSGRISADASETSSSVVQLNVAIEQITDGAQEQARAASETAEIMEGMSASVYSIVQSAGEMAASSDETLHAANRGGETVQEAIHSMEEIRLAVRDSAEKVRTLGGYSLRVEEIIRAISEIADQTNLLSLNAAIEAARAGEQGRGFAVVADEVRKLAERSATSAKEIAQLVRNMQQGMNGAVSAMEAGTEKVESGTELARNAVGALEEILRNLRGTHHQIGSVAESARQIMDRTERVSASIQEVASIAEESAASAEEMSAQSIEVSAGIERIADVSAQGDDARGTGDPSTRSLLRLSEQLQQLVLRFSI
- a CDS encoding plastocyanin/azurin family copper-binding protein gives rise to the protein MRRVLATLPLLLLLTGFARSQPPQHVISQKEKAFSRSQITVRAGEAIAFRNDDVVIHNVFSTSPGFEFNLKKQAPGAAGAVPFRQRGSAQVRCAFHPQMKLTVTVN